One genomic window of Daphnia pulex isolate KAP4 chromosome 12, ASM2113471v1 includes the following:
- the LOC124208953 gene encoding dynein axonemal intermediate chain 2-like — MTVPPKMDLTCVIRRHVKVLSRRKCNFSDAVFNPPQFVDIFPDPQLTSLFTIARSKEIGVQCQACDVSALNINTDCATTEAHGVFHKEGGWPRDVNRQEAAAYSSDPFWKNLFDHKENDSYIKC, encoded by the exons ATGACGGTTCCTCCAAAGATGGATCTTACCTGTGTTATACGTCGACATGTTAAAGTACTGAGCAGGAGGAAATGTAACTTCTCCGACGCTGTTTTCAACCCGCCACAATTTGTCGACATTTTCCCGGATCCGCAATTGACATCTTTGTTTACCATAGCGCGGAGTAAAGAAATCGGAGTCCAATGCCAAGCTTGTGATGTTTCAGCACTTAAT ATCAATACGGATTGTGCTACGACCGAGGCCCACGGAGTTTTCCACAAGGAAGGTGGATGGCCTCGCGATGTCAACCGGCAAGAAGCCGCTGCTTATTCATCAGatcctttttggaaaaatctgtttgaccacaaagaaaatgattcttaCATCAAATGTTGA
- the LOC124208947 gene encoding myotubularin-related protein 9-like, with the protein MEFAHLIKSPRVEKVLVHRPLHKSVEGVLCITGHHLIFSAGGENPDEFWLIHRIIDLVERKPNTPPAAGGTLTLKCKDFSVISFDFNNTEELMNVSASLECLSSIENQSLYYPFFYQPVYTAIEDGWTAFRPETEFSKLVMQQQEDWRISYVNKDYSICSSYPSAVVVPKSVDDDVLIAAASFRVGGRFPVLSYRHEGGAVMMRSSQPHSGPNVKRCREDEKLLNSVLKPGMRGYIIDTRHQSTTPTPKSKGSGGFETESHYPQWRRIHKPIERLQSLLESLSKLVEACLDNGSSMDKWLSRLESSQWLSYVKETMNCACLVSQCIDQETAAVLLHGGEGLDSTLAVSALAQVILSPDSRTVHGFEALIEREWIQAGYPFVQRHHRSALSNTVSRSKENAPTFLLFIDCTWQIMQQFPCSFEFNEGFLLQLARHSYWSQFGTFLGNNELDRYQMQLSSKTVSLWSHLNRPEVLRSFLNPLYEPNNRVIWPSVAPMSVNLWPAMYLAYVVEPSIYDNAWRDIAAICEQDKELRSKAQRLRRQLIDLERDAIAKGLLDSPSSIGTVFD; encoded by the exons cTGATTCATAGAATCATAGATTTAGTGGAAAGAAAACCCAACACACCTCCAGCTGCAGGAGGCACTCTTACACTCAAGTGCAAAGATTTTTCTGTTATCAgttttgatttcaataatACAGAAGAACTGATGAATGTTTCAGCTTCATTGGAGTGCTTATCATCCATAG AGAATCAGTCTCTTTATTATCCTTTCTTCTATCAGCCAGTTTACACTGCAATAGAAGATGGTTGGACAGCATTTAGGCCAGAAACTGAATTTTCCAAACTAGTCATGCAACAACAGGAAGACTGGAGGATTTCTTATGTCAATAAGGATTATTCAATCTGCTCGTCTTATCCATCTGCTGTTGTAGTTCCCAAGTCGGTCGATGATGACGTCTTAATAGCTGCTGCATCGTTTCGAGTTGGAGGGAGATTTCCAGTTCTCTCATACAGGCATGAAGGAGGA gCTGTGATGATGAGAAGTAGTCAGCCTCATTCGGGACCAAATGTTAAGCGTTGTCGTGAGGATGAAAAACTTCTTAACAGTGTGTTGAAACCAGGGATGCGGGGTTACATTATTGATACCCGCCACCAGAGCACAACACCGACCCCCAAA TCTAAAGGTTCAGGTGGTTTTGAGACCGAATCTCACTACCCTCAATGGCGTCGCATTCATAAACCCATTGAAAGACTGCAGTCTTTACTTGAATCGCTATCCAAACTAGTTGAAG CCTGCCTTGACAATGGCAGTTCTATGGATAAATGGCTGTCCCGCTTAGAATCTTCCCAATGGCTTTCGTACGTAAAAGAAACTATGAATTGTGCCTGTTTAGTTTCTCAGTGCATTGATCAAGAAACTGCTGCTGTTCTACTTCATGGAGGAGAAGGTCTTGATTCTACATTGGCCGTTTCTGCCCTCGCCCAGGTCATTCTTAGCCCTGACTCTCGCACAGTTCACGG ttttgAGGCTTTGATCGAGCGTGAATGGATTCAAGCAGGTTATCCCTTTGTTCAACGCCATCACCGCTCGGCTCTGAGTAACACAGTCTCACGGAGCAAAGAAAATGCGCCGACTTTTTTACTATTTATTGATTGCACTTGGCAAATCATGCAGCAATTCCCATGCAGTTTTGAGTTTAATGAAGGATTTCTCCTTCAGTTGGCTCGTCATTCCTATTGGTCTCAATTCG GTACTTTTCTGGGAAATAACGAATTAGATCGCTATCAAATGCAACTGTCGTCCAAGACTGTTAGTTTATGGTCACATTTAAATCGACCAGAAGTGCTTCGATCTTTCCTTAACCCGCTCTACGAGCCCAACAATCGCGTTATCTGGCCTTCAGTTGCTCCTATGAGCGTG AACTTGTGGCCAGCAATGTACCTCGCTTACGTGGTGGAACCCAGCATCTACGACAATGCCTGGCGTGACATTGCAGCAATTTGTGAGCAGGACAAAGAGCTGCGCTCTAAAGCTCAGCGTCTCCGCCGCCAACTGATAGATTTGGAACGTGATGCCATCGCGAAGGGACTACTTGATAGTCCTAGCAGCATTGGAACAGTCTTTGATTGA
- the LOC124209980 gene encoding uncharacterized protein LOC124209980 codes for MASFKEAKSFETARSSLMQFVSFFVDPVWLSIDVYYGYNVPELQSPIVLMDYDTKIELLEKISELKYVGSISDKFGEALERAQTRAYSGQDVIILTAVQTFSSLSTWVKSYQENKVNAHLVHFGVSTTKLDIAQLTRYGSSNFVPNVINNRAMSAYSWPLGGQYPSIFEQSIIQNSSSDVNKTGTFYLDSPASRLLVSLYYDDENEAINVRSFTLTQPNGLRNDTTDLAIIKKDFLTFTLESALEPLPQGLWRFEIIFQRSSSLTDKRLGIWAESANSSQIQLKTWNSALDNQQPLDFTKAPVGLYAQLTQNNKPIRGANVTAFVYVSDSGGSTSSLLAEIPLMDEGISDVTSGDGIYSGFMIKPSNSSFSYSVYYRAYGVNSLAEVDNGVYSRQPTTGSVIPMSDPVPAAIQFNRFEYGPTPMGTHSTGP; via the exons ATGGCGTCATTCAAGGAAGCGAAATCG TTTGAGACAGCCAGATCGTCTCTGATGCAATTCGTCAGCTTCTTTGTGGATCCCGTTTGGCTGTCCATCGACGTGTACTATGGTTACAATGTCCCCGAGTTACAATCGCCGATTGTGCTGATGGACTATGACACCAAAATCGAGTTGCTGGAGAAAATATCTGAGCTGAAATATGTCGGTAGCATTTCCGATAAATTTGGCGAAGCTCTAGAAAGAGCTCAAACG AGAGCCTATAGCGGGCAGGACGTCATTATTTTAACGGCAGTTCAAACATTTTCGAGTCTGAGTACTTGGGTCAAGTCGTACcaagaaaacaaagtcaacGCCCATCTCGTTCATTTTGGAGTGTCGACGACCAAGTTGGATATCGCCCAGCTGACTCGTTACGGCAGTTCGAATTTCGTGCCGAATGTCATCAACAACCGCGCAATGAGCGCCTACTCATGGCCATTGGGCGGTCAATACCCTTCA ATTTTTGAGCAGTCCATTATTCAGAATTCGTCCTCCGACGTCAACAAGACGGGTACTTTTTACCTGGACAGCCCAGCGTCCAGGTTGCTGGTTTCCCTCTACTACGACGACGAAAACGAAGCCATCAACGTCAGATCGTTCACCCTCACTCAACCGAACGGACTGCGAAACGACACAACTGACTTAgccattattaaaaaagatttccttaCATTTACCTTGGAATCTGCGCTTGAACCACTTCCTCAG GGTCTTTGGcgatttgaaatcatttttcaaagaagtTCCAGTCTGACGGATAAACGACTGGGCATCTGGGCTGAGTCTGCCAATTCGTCTCAAATCCAGCTGAAGACCTGGAACAGCGCCCTGGATAACCAACAGCCGTTAGATTTCACTAAAGCGCCGGTCGGCCTCTACGCCCAGCTGACGCAGAACAACAAGCCAATTCGAGGAGCCAATGTCACGGCCTTCGTCTACGTCAGCGACAGTGGTGGATCGACTTCCAGTTTGCTGGCCGAAATCCCTTTGATGGACGAAGGCATTTCAG ATGTGACTTCCGGTGACGGAATCTATTCCGGTTTCATGATCAAGCCGTCAAATTCGTCTTTCTCCTATTCCGTCTACTATCGGGCGTACGGCGTCAACAGCCTGGCCGAAGTCGACAATG GAGTGTACAGCCGACAACCGACGACCGGAAGCGTTATCCCGATGTCGGATCCTGTTCCGGCCGCCATCCAATTCAACCGTTTCGAATACGGACCGACACCAATGGGGACGCATTCGACTGGACCTTGA
- the LOC124208952 gene encoding uncharacterized protein LOC124208952, with product MGSGYKTQEVQVAYKLLRVCRFKNAPGNYINSFELSACHLSVCFFPKVRQEFCWLIEAQKSKYALFVKNMLSRNQIVTPVKGNRSFIRRDKASSVLQPGGIGCQRILKCFPPGINENIQADLQVKFTELIIRVLIANEGLHYYQGFHDIAITLLLVLGEDKSYSVLCRLSQSHFQLFMGPDMEPIYNGNS from the exons ATGGGATCCGGAtacaa GACTCAGGAGGTTCAGGTTGCGTACAAACTTTTACGCGTTTGCAGGTTTAAGAACGCGCCTGGAAATTACATCAACAGTTTCGAGTTGTCTgcttgtcacttgtcagtttgtttttttccaaaagtcaGACAAGAGTTTTGCTGGTTAATTGAGgctcaaaagtcaaaatatgCGTTGTTTGTGAAAAATATGTTGTCTCGG AATCAAATTGTTACACCAGTTAAAGGAAACAGGAGTTTCATCAGAAGAGATAAAGCATCATCAGTACTACAACCAGGTGGTATTGGATgtcaaagaattttaaaatgcttCCCTCCAG gtattaatgaaaatattcaaGCAGACCTCCAAGTAAAATTCACAGAGCTGATAATAAGAGTTCTGATAGCAAATGAAGGTCTCCATTACTATCAG GGTTTTCACGATATTGCCATCACACTGTTGCTTGTTTTAGGAGAAGATAAAAGTTACAGTGTGTTATGCAGACTTTCCCAATCACATTTCCAACTGTTTATGGGACCAGATATGGAGCCTATCTACAATGGAAATTCTTAA